Proteins from a genomic interval of Leifsonia shinshuensis:
- the infB gene encoding translation initiation factor IF-2, whose amino-acid sequence MAAKPRVHEVASELGVDSKVALAKLKEMGEFVKGPSSSIEPPVARKLRAALEAEGFTADKASAPKAEAPRPAAPRPQASGESAAPKPQAPLSVAERQAAAEKAAAEKAAAEKAAAEKAAQAAPAAAATTDTAKPASPRPGAGGGSGSGSSIPRPGAPRPGNNPFSSSQGMGQRPSTPRPGNNPFSSSQGMGSRPSPGNIPRPAPPRPGSPRIGAPGQGGGNRPGPRQGGGGRPGFQQRPGGAGGGAGGGFQRPGGGTGTGFGAPRPAGGGGRGRGPGGGTAGAFGRGGGKSKARKSKRAKRQEFEMREAPSLGGVSVPRGDGGTVVRLRRGSSISDFADKIDANPASLVTVLFHLGEMATATESLDEATFQILGEELGYKIQVVSPEDEDRELLEGFDIDLDAELEGESDEDLEIRPPVVTVMGHVDHGKTRLLDAIRNANVVAGEAGGITQHIGAYQVWTEHEGIERAITFIDTPGHEAFTAMRARGAQVTDIAILVVAADDGIMPQTIEALNHAQAANVPIVVAVNKIDKPEANPAKVRQQLTEFGLVAEEYGGDVMFVDVSARNNIGIDSLLDAVLLTADAGLDLRANPNKDARGVAIEAKLDKGRGAVATVLIQSGTLRVGDAIVAGTAYGRVRAMADENGEPVFEAAPSRPVQVQGLSSVPRAGDTFIVTEEDRTARQIAEKREAAERNAQLAKARKRISLEDFTRALEEGKVEALNLIIKGDVSGAVEALEESLMKIEVDESVSLRILHRGVGAITESDIDLATIDNAIVIGFNVRPDVKARERAAREGVDVRFYSVIYNAIEDIENSLKGMLKPEFEEVQSGVAEIREVFRSSKFGNIAGVIVRSGTITRNAKARVIRDGVVVGDNLTIESLRRFKDDVTEVRTDFEAGIGLGKYNDIQVGDEIETTELREKPRA is encoded by the coding sequence GTGGCTGCAAAACCACGCGTACACGAGGTCGCGAGCGAGCTCGGCGTCGACAGCAAAGTCGCGCTCGCGAAACTCAAGGAGATGGGCGAGTTCGTCAAGGGACCGTCCTCGAGCATCGAGCCGCCGGTAGCGCGCAAGCTGCGCGCCGCGCTCGAGGCTGAAGGCTTCACGGCCGACAAGGCGTCGGCCCCCAAGGCGGAGGCCCCGCGCCCCGCCGCGCCGCGCCCGCAGGCGTCCGGCGAGTCCGCCGCGCCCAAGCCGCAGGCGCCGCTCTCGGTCGCCGAGCGTCAGGCCGCGGCCGAGAAGGCCGCCGCCGAGAAGGCCGCGGCGGAGAAGGCAGCAGCGGAGAAGGCCGCGCAGGCCGCTCCCGCTGCCGCCGCGACGACCGACACGGCCAAGCCGGCCTCCCCGCGCCCCGGTGCGGGCGGCGGCTCCGGCTCCGGCAGCAGCATCCCGCGCCCGGGCGCCCCGCGTCCCGGCAACAACCCGTTCTCGTCCAGCCAGGGCATGGGCCAGCGGCCCAGCACCCCGCGGCCGGGGAACAACCCGTTCTCCAGCTCGCAGGGCATGGGCTCGCGCCCGAGCCCGGGCAACATCCCGCGTCCGGCCCCGCCGCGTCCCGGCTCGCCGCGCATCGGCGCGCCCGGCCAGGGCGGCGGAAACCGTCCCGGCCCGCGTCAGGGCGGCGGCGGACGTCCCGGCTTCCAGCAGCGCCCGGGCGGAGCTGGCGGCGGAGCGGGCGGCGGCTTCCAGCGTCCCGGCGGCGGCACGGGCACCGGCTTCGGCGCCCCGCGCCCGGCCGGCGGGGGTGGCCGCGGCCGTGGTCCCGGCGGCGGCACGGCCGGCGCGTTCGGCCGTGGCGGCGGCAAGTCCAAGGCCCGCAAGTCGAAGCGCGCGAAGCGCCAGGAATTCGAGATGAGGGAAGCTCCGTCGCTTGGCGGCGTGAGCGTTCCCCGCGGTGACGGCGGCACGGTCGTGCGCCTGCGCCGCGGCTCCTCGATCTCGGACTTCGCCGACAAGATCGACGCGAACCCCGCGTCGCTGGTCACCGTCCTCTTCCACCTGGGCGAGATGGCGACCGCGACCGAGTCGCTCGACGAGGCGACCTTCCAGATCCTCGGTGAGGAGCTGGGCTACAAGATCCAGGTCGTCTCGCCCGAGGACGAGGACCGCGAGCTCCTCGAGGGCTTCGACATCGACCTCGACGCCGAGCTCGAGGGCGAGTCCGACGAGGACCTCGAGATCCGTCCGCCGGTCGTCACCGTCATGGGCCACGTCGACCACGGTAAGACGCGCCTCCTCGACGCCATCCGCAACGCGAACGTCGTCGCGGGCGAGGCCGGCGGCATCACCCAGCACATCGGCGCCTACCAGGTGTGGACGGAGCACGAGGGCATCGAGCGTGCCATCACCTTCATCGACACCCCGGGTCACGAGGCGTTCACCGCCATGCGTGCCCGCGGTGCGCAGGTCACCGACATCGCGATCCTCGTGGTCGCGGCCGACGACGGAATCATGCCGCAGACGATCGAGGCGCTGAACCACGCCCAGGCGGCGAACGTGCCGATCGTGGTCGCGGTCAACAAGATCGACAAGCCGGAGGCCAACCCGGCCAAGGTGCGCCAGCAGCTCACCGAGTTCGGCCTGGTCGCCGAGGAGTACGGCGGCGACGTCATGTTCGTCGACGTGTCGGCCCGCAACAACATCGGCATCGACTCCCTGCTCGACGCGGTCCTGCTGACCGCCGACGCGGGTCTCGACCTCCGCGCGAACCCGAACAAGGACGCGCGCGGTGTCGCGATCGAGGCGAAGCTCGACAAGGGCCGCGGCGCCGTGGCGACCGTGCTCATCCAGTCCGGAACGCTGCGCGTCGGCGACGCGATCGTCGCGGGAACGGCCTATGGCCGCGTCCGTGCGATGGCGGACGAGAACGGCGAGCCGGTCTTCGAGGCGGCTCCGTCGCGTCCGGTCCAGGTGCAGGGTCTCTCCAGCGTCCCGCGCGCCGGTGACACCTTCATCGTCACCGAGGAGGACCGCACCGCCCGGCAGATCGCCGAGAAGCGCGAGGCCGCCGAGCGCAACGCGCAGCTGGCGAAGGCCCGCAAGCGCATCTCGCTCGAGGACTTCACCCGTGCTCTGGAAGAGGGCAAGGTCGAGGCGCTCAACCTCATCATCAAGGGAGACGTGTCCGGTGCCGTGGAGGCGCTGGAGGAGTCGCTCATGAAGATCGAGGTCGACGAGTCGGTCAGCCTGCGCATCCTGCACCGCGGCGTCGGCGCGATCACCGAGTCGGACATCGACCTGGCGACCATCGACAACGCGATCGTGATCGGCTTCAACGTCCGCCCGGACGTGAAGGCGCGCGAGCGTGCGGCCCGCGAGGGTGTGGACGTCCGCTTCTACTCGGTCATCTACAACGCCATCGAGGACATCGAGAACTCGCTCAAGGGCATGCTCAAGCCCGAGTTCGAAGAGGTCCAGTCCGGTGTGGCCGAGATCCGCGAGGTGTTCCGCTCCTCCAAGTTCGGCAACATCGCCGGTGTCATCGTCCGGTCCGGAACCATCACGCGCAACGCCAAGGCGCGCGTCATCCGCGACGGCGTCGTGGTGGGCGACAACCTCACCATCGAGTCGCTGCGCCGGTTCAAGGACGACGTCACCGAGGTGCGTACGGACTTCGAAGCCGGTATCGGCCTCGGCAAGTACAACGACATCCAGGTCGGCGACGAGATCGAGACCACCGAGCTGCGGGAGAAGCCCCGCGCCTGA